From the Ciconia boyciana chromosome 6, ASM3463844v1, whole genome shotgun sequence genome, the window gccgggccgggccgggccgggcccacCCCCCGCgcggcggtggcggtggcggtggcggcggtTGCTCCGCGCGGCGCGCCCCGCCCCTCTCCGCCCATtggccggcgggcgggggcggggcgcagcgcggcggggcggggccgccgtcAGCTGTTCGCGGtccgcccggcggcggcggcggcagtttggcggcggggaggcgcggcggcggctcccgggaCGCCCCGTCCCCGCGGGACGCCCGTCCCGCTTCTCGGTGAGTGCCTGGGAAGCCCTTTCGCCGCGGGGGGCCGGCCCCTCTGAGCCAGGGTCTCCGGTCAGCGCGGCGCCGAGGCCGGGCGCGATCGTGACAGGGAAGGGGGttcgccccggcccggccgggcggtATGAAGCGGCTCCTGCCCGGGGTCCCGCGGCgcccgggggagcgggcgggctGGGAACGAGCCCGGTGGGCACCGAGAAGGCAGCGATTTGCTGATGAAAGCAATGGCTAATTACCGGTAGCCAGCGCTGCCCctcccgggccgccccgccgggctcgGCTGTCTCGtcccccggcgctgcccggaggAGCCGCGTTTAAACCTCTCGGCCGGGGGTGAATCGGCGGGGTTGGAGCGCGGAGGGGGAAGAGTTAAAGGCAGTTGGCGGTGCCGAGGCGAGGCCGGCCAGCTTTGTTTTGGGAAGCTGGCACACACGTGTGTGCTGAGCCCTCCCTCCGGCTCCCGGCCCCCCGCCTGTCAGAGCGGGCGTGTGGCTGCGGCGCGGCCGCGGTTCGCGGAGGCTGCCTCGGCTCGGAGGGTCTGGCGGCTTGCCTGGGGAAGCGCCGTGGGTCGGACACGGCGCTGAAGACGCGCGGGCTCCGTGGCCGTGGGCCCGTCTGGCAGAGCCCCCGAGCCCGAGCTGTTCGGCGTCCCTCCCAGGCGAGGCGCGGCGGCTCTCGCAGCCTGTGGCTCCCAGCATGAGCTGCGATTTAAGACTGGGGAAGGAGCTTAGGTGAGTTGTAGGGCGAGTTATCCTTCACGCTGCTTCGGCTTTTTCGAAGAGCTCTGGAAGAAGGTCGGGCCGTGTTGTGGGAGGTCGAGTAACACTTCTTGCTCTCTAAACCCTCTTTTGTGCAGGGTTTGGTCTGCCGGCTAGCTTTGTGCCTTTGTTGCACTTTCGTGCGCTGAATGCCCGCGTCCCAGCGGGGCTCCGACGGGTGAGAGCCGGCAAATCTTGCCGCAAAGACAAAATACGTTATCGCCCAGCCTTTCTGTCAGGTGATGGCgatccagcagcagagctggcaggagatCACCCATGCCTGTGTCTCAGGACCTGTAACTCCTTTCGGTGTGCCACTTTAAGCCACGGATGAGAATATTACAAGTGTTAAGCCAAGACAGTGCTGCTGTCATCCAGCCGAGCTGGGCCAGCTGTGGGGCTGGTACCTGGTCTGCTCTGCAGACTCTTCGTTGGGAGTTGTGGCCGGGCTGAGCAAACTGCTGAGATGCAACAACTTAAATAACCGTAGTGCCCCCGAGTTAGAGCCCTGCACAAATAGTTCTTGCACTGCTGGGTCCCTTTGTCTCCTCTAGCCTGCTGGTGCTGTGAGTGCTGCTCACCTGGGGGGAGATGGGAGCACCAAGGGGACCGCTGAACACATccttataaaattattattaatgtcTCCTTCAGGCCTGAAATTCCTCTTGCTAGTCTTCCGTTCTGTTAAATGCTTCGCAAACCAGAGCAAAGGAAGAGACATGAAGAGTTGAATTTCACTGCCTTGTTTGGAACTGGGTGGAAATCCTGGAGATGGATCTCTTAGGAGACTGTCTTCCAATTGGGTTAGATGCACAGGTAACAGTAAAGGGACTTGTGGCTTTTTTGGTAAATCTGCTTCTAATTGCTATAAGTTTGCGAAGAGCTCCGAAATAGTGATTTAGGgtttattggggtttttttcctccaccgTCTTTGTCCAGTTTTGTGCTGCAACAGAGCTCAGGAGTGTTTACTATGGCAGCTACAGAAGTCCTGCTTTAAACACTGAAACCAGCAACGTTTTTTCTTTAGTAGCATGGTGAACTAATGCACTGACAGTGCATGTAGGCTTTAGGGTAAGAGGGGTAATGAAGTGACTGCGTTGCCAAGTTTTGGACATGTCTTAAGTTGAGCTGAGGGAAGAAATGGGAAGTTGAAAGGAAAGTTGGCCCTTATAGGGAGAAGTTATGGAGAGCTTCACAGAAATGGCTTTGCCAGCTTTTGAGTTTTGCAACCACTGGGGTTTCTTAAAAGTCTGGCCTTGCAGCCTTGTGATTCCAAGAGCTTTTCTTCATCAGTAAGTAATACATGGGAAAAAGTGAATGGGGCATACCATAAAGTTCAAATATGGCAGGCCAAAGCAAAGCAGACCCCAAAGAAGCTGACCGGCCATGGATCAATTTGAAGGATTGGggttgctttttaaagcaatgtctTTTCAGTTGCTACATGCTGAGGTTGGGGGTTGGCTCCCTCCTTGTGACCAGTTGTGGAATTGGAGCCGTGGGTGGACTCTTAGACACGTGTGAACTTTGTCTCCCTCTGGCCCAGCACTGGAGGACTTTCCACAAAGCCCTGACCTTCACCACTGAGTTACTCGCCTCTCCTGCTCATGCAGatgggcagcactgggagggagggaggcaggcaggcatggAAAAAAGAGCTGTGTTTTATTGTTGGAGCAGAAGGCATTCTCTTCTGGACAATGTTCTTGTTGTGTCTTAGCTGTTTCCTCAAATGTCCCTTTATTGCAGGAGCAATGGATCGCCCCAGCTACCTGGAAGAGGACTATTCTAGCCTGGATGGGCTGGACGATGACGTGTTTCACTCTGATGACTTTGGACTTGCAGGTCAGCCTGGTGAGATGACTGCAACTGGCATTTTCACACAGAACCAGTCCTACAGCTGCCTTCTTGGGAGGTTTCAACTATTCCCCCTCACACACTGCTGTGGTCCCGGTATCAGGCATCCTGAGCAGCAGGACAAGGCAACTCAAACACTCAGCCCGTCCTCTTCCAGTCAGGATGTTATGTTGCCTTGTGGAGTCACTGAAGAGCCCCGGAGACTCTTCTATGGTAAGAGCACTCCAGTGTCACCAGCTTTACAGCAAGGAAAACTGTCCCTTTAGCACTTCCCGATCAGGCAAGGCTTCTTTCATTACGGCATTTTATTAAAGgactttaataaaattattttgctttggtcCTACTCCGTCAGGAAAGACAGCTTGTATTTTCTTACCCTTGCTTGTCCACTGCAGGAACCAGGCACTTGCTCATTGCTTCTGCTGTCCTTGATATTcccactctttttctttttggctttatTCTGTCACATGTTATTTTACTGCTAGATGTTTAAGTGCTCACCATAACTCGTATCCTATGATTTGCCTACATTTTTTAACTTCTAGTGCTGTCTCATCCACACAGGAAGACTCCTAGAAGTTTtcagtggagagagagaaatgcaaaaattcaCACTTAATGGGACAGCTTTTAGGATCTTTACTGGAGTTAAAGTTGTTGAATAAGTAGAGCATGTCCATCCAGTATTTTACTAGTAACTGATGGGACACCACTCAGCTTTGTTTGATTCAGCTTTAATTCAAATCAGTCCCACTAAATGCCAGAGAACTGAGAAAAGTCTGACAGAAAAGATACAGTAACCTTTAATGGGAGACAACTTGAGGCAGAGGTCTTGTAAAACTGCgaaattgtcattaaaaaaaaatcagcacttGGCTGAACTATAAACAAGCAAAAGGAACCAAGTGTAAGATCCTGCCAGTCATTTGATTATGGGAAGCAACACAATGCTCTGCTTAATCGATATAAATCTCCTTAAAAGCTGAGCAAATGTTTTACTGCATGCTTACGGTACACAATCATTGTTTGGGCTTCAGGAACTGGACTTTAACATGAGTCAAAAATTTACGATTATGTGAGCTCTTTCCTCCATAAAGTGCACTGAGTAGAAGAGCTATTCTTTGCTCTGGAAGAATGACTCTTCTGATCTCTTGTTTTGTAGGGAATGCTGGTTACCGTTTACATGTCCCTCCAGTTGGCTTTGCGTTGGATCCGCACCTCCAAGAGGAGCCTCAGGAAGGTCAGCGGGAAGCGCGTGCCGAGGTGCAGATTGCACGAAAGTTGCAGTGCATTGCTGACCAGTTCCACCGGCTCCACATACAGAGGGTAGGGCGTCTCTGGAGGGGAAGGTGGGGGTTTAGCTATCCAAGAGTGGTGCTCTAGAAGACTGGCTCCAGGCATCAGCTAAGCAGGCTGTTGTCTGAGGCAGCAGACTGCCAGCAGCGATAAAATGGCAGGAGTATCCTGATGGATTTTGCTTATGCTAGATTGCTGGCTCTTCCTGAAGATTGGCAGGTGGAGGGAAGAGAATGTGTGGGATTGCATTTACTGCCTGGGAAGGTAGCTGTTCTGCATTAGCTGCTCCTATTCCAGCTCTTCCAGTTCAACAGCAACAGGGTTACTGAGGCTTTCTCCAGGGatctcccccttcctttttattacagcttttaCTCTTCTCCACTCTCCTCACCACCAGCGTCTTCTCTTCTGTGGCACAAGTGGCCCTCTGTGGCTTAAATCAGTTCCTCATCCTGGAGATGACAACAAGCCTGGAGTCTGTTCTGACACTCCTTGTTGTCTAGGGGTAGTTGTCTGAAATGTTGTGGAGTATATTTAGATCATGCTAGACTTGCTAGCTACTCCTCTGTCAGACAGTCCTAGCTAGTGTCTCAGACTTGACTAACTTCCTCACAACAAAAGACAGCTGTTAGATGCCATCAAGTCTGAAAACCACACTCCagaatcttgatttttttttctttaaaaaaaaaaaaaagaaaccctgctcttcaaagaaacaaaaccagcaccCCTAAACcccctgatttttttcttccttgccctccttcccctgttGAGTAGGGGTGAAATGGAAATCCCAGCCCATGCAGAGTTTGTCAGAGGTTTGGCAGTAGGCAGCACTTCGCCACTTCTGTGCAAGCCCAACAAGGAGAGCGTGTATCCGCTTGCATATGAAGAAGCTGACACTCTTGCTGACTTCAGAGAGGGACAGAAAGCTTATCTCACTCCAAGTGAGTTGGTGCTCTGTTAACTgtgggatccgttgcaattcTTCTCAAAGGTAAGTGAGCATCTCTGTCCCGGTCAGAGAATGTGGCTTGGGGCTGGGCAAAGGTTTGGTCCTCTCTGTGTCATGAGAGAGATGAGGGAATTCTGGGACTCTTCATCTCCAAATAGCAGGAGGACTAAAGAAGTTGTAACAGGAAGATTAGCCTGTAGAAATGTAGAAGGGGCTATGAATGTCATTTAGCAAACTGCAGGAATAACGAGCTACCACGGGATTTTTACCGTGTGTTGCGTGTGGTTGAATGGGGTTTTCCCCCGTGCCACCTTTTCACGAGGGATAGCTGAAGACCCCTCTCTCTCTAGCCAGATTCTCACAGGAATGGGAAGGTTAACCATCTCGGTGGAGGAGCCCTGGAGTGAAGTGGTGGAACTGGTTGTAACTTGACCCCTTTCATCTCGGGCAGCGTACCTATCTGATCTCTGTGCCTCGGAAACGCATCCAGGAATGCCCACCCAAGCCGCCCCGCTCAAGCTGCCCTGGGTCGGGCTCTTTGCGGCCCCGTGGCCCGGGGCGAGCTGCCAGCCGCGGGTGCTGCGGGGGCTCCCAGCGCCACGCACAGGACCGCAGCCAGGGCTGCCGGCCCAGGCGAGCTGCCTGTCAGCCAAGCATGTGGGAGAGTTAGTAAACAAAAGCGTCCGCCTGCACTACCCGGACGGCGCAGCCAGCAGAGGAGGAGCTCTGCTGTCTTTGTTTGAACTGGAAGAGCAACAAGTTGTAAAGAGGGGGGAGAGCCCTTCAgccatttaattttgaaaacaaaacagaaaaaaacccaacccgAAAATTTAACCCGAGGATGGAATAGTTCAGCCAGTGGTTCTCCACAGCCTGACCCTGGGATAGGCCTTGGCATTTGGATCTGTTAAGGGGTTCGTTCTTGTTTGTCAGGAAAACTGAGCACTGAGCCACATATTAGTGTCCGAGGCACTGTTCCCCATGGAGCGTTTTGTTGTCATGCCCgatcccttccctcccagctctgcatgGAGGATTTCCTTTGGCTTTTGGCACAGATCTCCTGTGCAGAAGCCCCTCTGTCCTGTGTGCAATGACTCTTCCCAGCCTGTTGCTGAAGAAGCAAGCAGTCTGCCCCTGGAGACACGTGAACTGGTTCACAATGTGTTGTGGTTTGGAAGGGGCAGTCTCTGAGACATGGAAAACTGGGCTGTCGTTTAACTTGCTGTGAAACTAATCCCTGATTTGGATGCCCCGTTCCATCTTGTCTCAAACATTTGGTCAAAACCAACTTTCCAGAGTGGTGTTTTGAATCAGATTTAGAATACCACAAAGTTAGTCACACCAGTGTGGTCTTGTGAAGTCCTGAGAGAGAGCAAGCCTGGTTTTCAACAAGCTGTGCCTCTTTTCGGAGCCTACAAAACATCTTATCTGTGAACATGTGAAAAGAAAACGTATGTGCCCTTTCAGTGGGAGTCAGGAAAAGCTTTCAGCACTGGAGTAGTGCATCCAGCTAGCTCAAGAGTTGCCCTCTCATGGCTCTTGAGTTCTGCGAGACTCTCCAGCAGTTCAAGTATGGCTCCCATTGTGCTGCCGCGGCAGCAAGGCTGTGTTGACACAAAGGCCGCTGGTTAATGTACATCCCTGGCTGAGAGAGGAACTGAGCAGGCAATAGCTGCTGAGGTTGACGTCACTGAGTTGTCATTGGACTCAGCTGCACGCATGGTCTAACCCCATCCCACACTGGGAACCCTGGAGAGTCACTGTTATCTCTTCCCTGGGCTCCTGGAGCTATGTGGTATTTATTCTGTAGTTCTTGGCTATACAAAAGATTTTTGGGTATGCATCTCGTAAGAATAAGAAAGTTGGCCGCACCTATGCTTGCTTTTGGCATGTACACCATTTTCAGGGTTTCATTTCCtattaatatattaaacagAATACAGTAGTTTAAAACCTGTCTTTTTCATCCTTAGAACAGTGCTAGAGCAATAACGTAACATTCCCTAGCACTCTGCAGCTTTCATCTCCTCGAGATGCTGAATTTATTATAGGAAGGACTTGAGCAACACTATGTTCCTAAGTAGCAGAGCCTGCTACAGGTTGATCCAGTTTGCAAAGGGCTCTGCAGAATGACATGCGGGACTCATCTATGTTTTCTCAAGTGCTTTAGTACCTCTTACCTGTCTGAGGCTGTGTAGCTTCTGGCAATGTTCCTTCGGTTGTGCTTTTCTCA encodes:
- the BMF gene encoding bcl-2-modifying factor isoform X4 is translated as MDRPSYLEEDYSSLDGLDDDVFHSDDFGLAGNAGYRLHVPPVGFALDPHLQEEPQEGQREARAEVQIARKLQCIADQFHRLHIQRHQQNRNQVWWQLFLFLHNLALNAEANRNHTGQR
- the BMF gene encoding bcl-2-modifying factor isoform X3 encodes the protein MDRPSYLEEDYSSLDGLDDDVFHSDDFGLAGNAGYRLHVPPVGFALDPHLQEEPQEGQREARAEVQIARKLQCIADQFHRLHIQRHQQNRNQVWWQLFLFLHNLALNAEANRNHTGQREKGGHAGIAPALLC
- the BMF gene encoding bcl-2-modifying factor isoform X1, whose translation is MDRPSYLEEDYSSLDGLDDDVFHSDDFGLAGQPGEMTATGIFTQNQSYSCLLGRFQLFPLTHCCGPGIRHPEQQDKATQTLSPSSSSQDVMLPCGVTEEPRRLFYGNAGYRLHVPPVGFALDPHLQEEPQEGQREARAEVQIARKLQCIADQFHRLHIQRHQQNRNQVWWQLFLFLHNLALNAEANRNHTGQREKGGHAGIAPALLC
- the BMF gene encoding bcl-2-modifying factor isoform X2; translated protein: MDRPSYLEEDYSSLDGLDDDVFHSDDFGLAGQPGEMTATGIFTQNQSYSCLLGRFQLFPLTHCCGPGIRHPEQQDKATQTLSPSSSSQDVMLPCGVTEEPRRLFYGNAGYRLHVPPVGFALDPHLQEEPQEGQREARAEVQIARKLQCIADQFHRLHIQRHQQNRNQVWWQLFLFLHNLALNAEANRNHTGQR